One window of the Klebsiella sp. WP3-W18-ESBL-02 genome contains the following:
- the fruA gene encoding PTS fructose transporter subunit IIBC: MKTLLIIDAKLGQARAYMAKTLLGAAAQKARLELIDNPNDAELAIVLGSALPADTALAGKQVYLGDINRAVSHPELFLSEAKAHALPYEAPTQAEPTATGAVKRIVAVTACPTGVAHTFMAAEAIETEAKKRGLWVKVETRGSVGAGNAITPEEVEQADLVIVAADIEVDLAKFAGKPMYRTTTGLALKKTAQELDKAIVEAKPYQPSGQSKTPADSAKKESGGGAYRHLLTGVSYMLPMVVAGGLCIALSFAFGIKAFEVKGTLAAALMQIGGGSAFALMVPVLAGFIAFSIADRPGLTPGLIGGMLAVSGGSGFIGGIIAGFLAGYVAKLISTKLKLPPSMEALKPILIIPLVSSLIVGLAMIYLIGTPVAALLNWLTHWLQTMGTANAVLLGAILGAMMCTDMGGPVNKAAYAFGVGLLSTQTYAPMAAIMAAGMVPPLAMGIATLVARNKFDKGQREGGKAALVLGLCFISEGAIPFAARDPMRVLPCCIVGGAVTGAISMLVGAKLMAPHGGLFVLLIPGAITPVLGYLVAIVVGTLVAGLSYAVLKRPEGEVAAKA; the protein is encoded by the coding sequence ATGAAAACGCTGCTGATTATCGATGCCAAACTCGGACAGGCTCGTGCTTATATGGCGAAGACCCTGCTGGGCGCGGCGGCGCAAAAAGCGCGCCTGGAGTTAATTGATAACCCGAACGATGCTGAACTGGCGATCGTGCTGGGCTCCGCTCTGCCGGCCGACACGGCGCTGGCGGGCAAACAGGTTTATCTTGGCGACATCAACCGCGCGGTCTCTCATCCGGAGCTGTTCCTGAGCGAAGCCAAAGCCCACGCGCTGCCGTACGAAGCGCCGACGCAGGCTGAGCCGACGGCGACCGGGGCGGTCAAACGCATCGTGGCGGTAACGGCATGTCCAACCGGCGTTGCGCACACCTTTATGGCAGCAGAAGCCATTGAAACCGAAGCTAAAAAACGCGGTCTGTGGGTGAAAGTAGAAACCCGTGGCTCCGTGGGCGCGGGCAATGCTATCACGCCGGAAGAAGTTGAGCAGGCTGACCTGGTTATCGTGGCGGCGGATATCGAAGTGGATCTGGCGAAGTTTGCCGGTAAACCGATGTACCGTACAACAACCGGCCTGGCGCTGAAGAAAACGGCGCAGGAGCTGGATAAAGCGATAGTCGAGGCCAAGCCGTACCAGCCTTCAGGCCAGAGCAAAACGCCGGCCGATTCGGCGAAAAAAGAGAGCGGCGGCGGCGCTTATCGCCACCTGCTGACCGGCGTATCCTACATGCTGCCGATGGTGGTTGCGGGCGGCCTGTGTATTGCGCTGTCCTTCGCATTCGGGATCAAAGCATTTGAAGTGAAAGGGACGCTGGCCGCTGCGCTGATGCAGATTGGCGGCGGTTCAGCCTTTGCGCTGATGGTGCCGGTGCTGGCGGGCTTTATTGCCTTCTCCATTGCTGACCGTCCGGGTCTGACCCCAGGTCTCATCGGCGGTATGCTGGCGGTAAGCGGCGGCTCCGGTTTTATCGGCGGTATCATTGCCGGTTTCCTGGCCGGTTACGTGGCGAAGCTGATTAGCACCAAGCTGAAGCTGCCGCCGAGCATGGAAGCGCTGAAGCCGATCCTGATCATTCCGCTGGTTTCCAGCCTGATCGTGGGTCTGGCGATGATCTACCTGATCGGCACACCGGTCGCCGCGCTGCTGAACTGGCTGACCCACTGGTTGCAGACCATGGGCACCGCGAACGCGGTCCTGCTGGGCGCAATTCTGGGGGCGATGATGTGTACCGATATGGGTGGTCCGGTTAACAAAGCGGCATACGCTTTCGGCGTTGGCCTGCTGTCTACGCAAACCTATGCGCCGATGGCAGCCATCATGGCGGCCGGTATGGTTCCGCCGCTGGCAATGGGGATTGCAACGCTGGTTGCGCGTAACAAATTCGATAAAGGTCAACGTGAAGGGGGCAAAGCGGCGCTGGTTCTGGGTCTGTGCTTTATCTCTGAAGGGGCGATTCCGTTCGCCGCTCGTGACCCGATGCGCGTTCTGCCTTGCTGCATCGTTGGCGGCGCGGTAACCGGCGCTATCTCGATGCTGGTTGGCGCGAAACTGATGGCACCGCACGGTGGTCTGTTTGTGCTGCTGATTCCTGGCGCGATCACGCCGGTGCTGGGCTATCTGGTGGCGATTGTCGTCGGTACGCTGGTGGCGGGCCTGTCTTACGCGGTGCTGAAGCGCCCGGAAGGTGAGGTCGCGGCGAAAGCGTAA
- the nfo gene encoding deoxyribonuclease IV, translated as MKYIGAHVSAAGGLANAAIRAAEIEATAFALFTKNQRQWRAAPLTPEVIDDFKAACEKYHYTPAQILPHDSYLINLGHPVEEALEKSREAFIDELTRCQQLGLTLLNFHPGSHLLQIDEDKCLARIAESINIALAQTEGVTAVIENTAGQGSNLGFKFEHLAAIIDGVEDKSRVGVCIDTCHAFAAGYDLRTPEACAETFAEFERTVGFNYLRGMHLNDAKSEFGSRVDRHHSLGEGNIGHDAFRFIMQDNRFDGIPLILETINPDIWAEEIAWLKAQQTESAAA; from the coding sequence ATGAAATACATCGGAGCGCACGTCAGCGCCGCTGGCGGCCTGGCAAACGCCGCAATTCGGGCCGCTGAAATCGAAGCCACCGCCTTCGCCCTGTTCACCAAAAATCAGCGCCAGTGGCGCGCCGCGCCGCTGACCCCCGAGGTTATCGACGACTTCAAAGCCGCCTGTGAAAAATACCACTACACCCCGGCGCAAATTTTGCCACACGACAGCTATCTGATTAACCTTGGCCACCCGGTTGAAGAGGCGCTGGAGAAATCACGCGAGGCTTTTATTGATGAGCTGACGCGCTGTCAGCAGCTGGGGCTGACGTTGCTGAACTTCCATCCCGGCAGCCATCTGCTGCAAATTGATGAAGATAAATGTCTGGCGCGCATTGCCGAATCTATCAATATCGCGCTGGCGCAGACCGAAGGCGTGACGGCAGTCATTGAGAACACCGCCGGTCAGGGCAGCAACCTCGGCTTTAAGTTTGAACATCTGGCCGCCATCATCGATGGCGTAGAGGATAAATCCCGCGTTGGCGTCTGCATCGACACCTGCCACGCATTTGCCGCCGGTTACGACCTGCGCACCCCCGAGGCCTGCGCGGAAACATTCGCTGAGTTCGAGCGCACTGTCGGTTTTAACTATCTGCGCGGTATGCACCTGAATGATGCCAAAAGTGAATTTGGTAGCCGCGTTGACCGCCACCATAGCCTGGGTGAAGGTAACATCGGCCACGATGCGTTCCGCTTTATCATGCAGGACAACCGTTTTGACGGTATCCCGCTGATTCTGGAAACCATCAACCCGGATATCTGGGCAGAAGAGATTGCCTGGCTGAAGGCACAGCAGACCGAGTCTGCCGCCGCCTGA
- the cirA gene encoding catecholate siderophore receptor CirA — protein sequence MFRLNPIVRGGLCASVMSLALPVCAAEDNEIMVVTAAATEQSVKDAPASISVITQQDLQRKPVQNLKDVLKEVPGVQLTNEGDNRKGVSIRGLSSSYTLILIDGKRVNSRNAVFRHNDFDLNWIPVDAIERIEVVRGPMSSLYGSDALGGVVNIITKKIGTKWTGTLTADTTIQEHRDRGDTWNGQFFTSGPLVDGVLGVKAFGSLSKREKDDQQASRSSTTGETPRIEGYTSRDGNVEFAWTPNENNDITAGYGFDRQDRESDSLDRNRLERQNYSLSHNGRWDIGNSELKYYGEKVVNKNPGNTSEITSESNAIDGKYVLPLGVINQLVTFGGEWRYDKLTDPVNLTGSTSTKTSASQYALFLEDEWRIFEPLALTTGIRMDDHETYGDHWSPRAYLVYNATDTLTVKGGWATAFKAPSLLQLSPDWTSNSCRGSCRIVGSPDLKPETSESFEIGLYYQGDEGWLDGVQGSVTTFQNDIDDMISVNRTSDKNAAPGYPNFVGFKNGVPVFAYYNVNKARIRGVETELKVPFGEQWKMTLNYTYNDGRDLSNGDDKPLQELPFHTGNGRVDWTPLQDWSFYLAASYTGKQRAVSSTSKTPGGYTTWDLGGAWQATKNVKLRAGVLNLGDKDLSRDDYSYNEDGRRYFMAVDYRF from the coding sequence ATGTTTAGGTTAAACCCCATCGTTCGGGGCGGGCTGTGCGCGTCCGTCATGTCCCTGGCGCTGCCGGTGTGCGCGGCAGAGGATAATGAAATCATGGTCGTGACGGCGGCCGCCACCGAGCAAAGCGTAAAGGATGCACCCGCCAGTATCAGCGTTATTACCCAGCAGGATTTGCAGCGTAAACCGGTGCAGAACCTGAAAGATGTGCTGAAAGAAGTGCCGGGCGTTCAGCTTACCAATGAGGGGGATAACCGTAAGGGCGTCAGCATTCGTGGGCTGAGCAGCAGCTATACCCTGATCCTGATTGACGGCAAGCGCGTGAATTCACGTAACGCCGTCTTCCGCCATAACGACTTTGACCTGAACTGGATCCCGGTTGACGCCATTGAACGCATTGAAGTGGTGCGCGGGCCGATGTCCTCGCTGTACGGCTCCGACGCCTTGGGCGGGGTGGTCAATATCATCACGAAAAAGATCGGTACGAAGTGGACGGGAACGCTCACTGCCGATACGACAATTCAGGAACATCGCGACCGCGGCGATACCTGGAATGGTCAGTTCTTTACCTCCGGCCCGCTGGTGGACGGCGTACTGGGCGTGAAGGCGTTCGGCAGCCTGTCAAAACGTGAGAAGGACGATCAGCAGGCTTCTCGCTCCAGCACCACCGGCGAAACGCCGCGTATTGAGGGCTACACCAGCCGCGACGGCAACGTCGAATTCGCCTGGACGCCGAATGAAAACAACGATATTACCGCCGGGTATGGTTTTGATCGCCAGGATCGTGAGTCTGACTCGCTCGACCGTAACCGTCTGGAACGTCAGAACTACTCGTTGAGCCACAACGGCCGCTGGGATATCGGCAACAGCGAGCTGAAGTACTACGGCGAGAAAGTCGTTAATAAGAACCCGGGCAACACCAGTGAAATTACCTCAGAAAGCAATGCCATCGACGGCAAATACGTGCTGCCGCTGGGCGTGATTAACCAACTGGTCACCTTCGGCGGCGAATGGCGCTACGATAAGCTGACCGATCCGGTCAATCTGACGGGAAGCACCAGTACGAAAACTTCTGCTAGCCAGTACGCGCTGTTCCTTGAGGATGAATGGCGGATTTTTGAACCGCTGGCGCTGACGACCGGGATCCGTATGGATGACCATGAAACCTATGGCGATCACTGGAGCCCGCGCGCGTATCTGGTGTATAACGCCACCGATACGTTGACGGTAAAAGGGGGCTGGGCGACCGCGTTTAAAGCGCCATCGTTGCTTCAGCTAAGCCCGGACTGGACCTCTAATTCCTGCCGCGGCAGCTGCCGTATTGTCGGCAGCCCGGACCTGAAGCCGGAAACCAGCGAAAGCTTTGAAATCGGTCTTTACTACCAGGGGGATGAAGGCTGGCTGGACGGCGTGCAGGGAAGTGTGACCACTTTCCAGAATGATATCGACGATATGATAAGCGTTAACCGTACAAGTGATAAAAACGCTGCGCCGGGTTATCCGAACTTTGTCGGTTTTAAAAATGGCGTACCGGTGTTTGCGTACTACAACGTGAATAAAGCGCGTATTCGTGGGGTGGAAACCGAGCTGAAAGTGCCGTTTGGCGAGCAGTGGAAAATGACGCTGAACTACACCTACAACGACGGTCGCGATCTGAGCAACGGTGACGATAAACCGCTACAGGAGCTGCCGTTCCATACGGGTAACGGGCGCGTTGACTGGACGCCGCTACAGGACTGGTCGTTCTATCTGGCGGCGAGCTACACCGGCAAGCAGCGTGCGGTGAGCAGTACGTCGAAAACGCCGGGCGGCTACACCACCTGGGATCTCGGCGGAGCATGGCAGGCGACGAAAAACGTGAAGCTGCGTGCGGGCGTGCTTAACCTTGGGGATAAGGATCTGTCGCGTGACGACTACAGCTATAACGAGGACGGACGCCGGTACTTTATGGCGGTAGATTACCGCTTCTAA
- a CDS encoding oligosaccharide MFS transporter, with amino-acid sequence MTTPIQSTRSAYIKLSLFVFLFTFTWAASFGLYAIWLGDKAGLDAVDIGTVFAVNGVFAVVIKPVYGFIMDKIGMKKHLLYFVCIVSALMAPFYIWIYLPLLQSHFISGMIVGALFFSLGWYAGVAAEESYVDRFSRLYNMEFGRIRMWAALGWATASSFSGFLYNISPKINFAISSVSALCMFAVLLTLKVDHFGQEENSVLSKDKIVITDVLHLLANRKFWMFALYIAGVAWMMFIAEQQFSRYFVTFFATKEEGNAMFGYMSTAQSAAEFFGMMLVPAIINRIGAKQGMLLTGLVISVRLIISGLTNDPLIICLVKPLYGIEIALILVSVFKYIAEHFDKRVNATMYLLGYQAMIYVGSIVVAPPAGYAYQTIGFEHTYLIMGIIALVFTGVSALTLSACYSHKKSAVGQEIKHQALN; translated from the coding sequence ATGACTACACCCATTCAGTCGACTCGTTCGGCATACATCAAGCTAAGTCTGTTTGTTTTTCTTTTTACCTTTACCTGGGCGGCCAGCTTCGGCCTGTACGCTATATGGCTCGGCGACAAGGCCGGGCTGGACGCCGTAGACATTGGCACCGTTTTCGCGGTGAACGGCGTCTTCGCGGTGGTCATCAAGCCGGTATACGGCTTCATCATGGACAAAATCGGCATGAAGAAGCACCTGCTCTATTTTGTCTGCATCGTCTCTGCGCTGATGGCGCCCTTTTACATCTGGATCTACCTGCCGCTGCTGCAAAGTCATTTTATTAGCGGGATGATCGTCGGCGCACTGTTCTTCAGCCTCGGCTGGTACGCGGGGGTCGCGGCAGAAGAGTCCTACGTTGACCGCTTCAGCCGCCTCTACAATATGGAGTTCGGCCGCATCCGCATGTGGGCGGCGCTCGGCTGGGCCACCGCGTCGTCATTTTCCGGCTTCCTGTATAACATTTCGCCGAAAATCAACTTCGCCATCAGCAGCGTATCGGCGCTGTGTATGTTTGCCGTGCTGCTGACGCTGAAGGTGGACCACTTCGGCCAGGAAGAGAACAGCGTCCTGTCAAAAGATAAGATTGTGATTACGGATGTACTGCACCTGCTGGCGAACCGTAAGTTCTGGATGTTTGCGCTCTATATCGCGGGCGTGGCGTGGATGATGTTCATCGCCGAGCAGCAGTTCTCGCGCTACTTCGTCACCTTCTTTGCCACCAAAGAAGAAGGCAACGCGATGTTCGGCTACATGAGTACCGCCCAGTCCGCCGCCGAATTCTTCGGCATGATGCTGGTGCCGGCGATAATTAACCGCATTGGCGCTAAACAGGGAATGCTGCTCACCGGGCTGGTCATCAGCGTGCGTCTTATTATCTCCGGCCTGACCAACGATCCGCTGATTATCTGCCTGGTGAAACCGCTGTACGGTATTGAAATCGCGCTGATTCTGGTGTCGGTCTTTAAGTATATCGCCGAGCATTTCGATAAACGCGTGAACGCCACCATGTACCTGCTGGGCTACCAGGCGATGATTTACGTCGGTTCCATCGTCGTTGCGCCACCGGCAGGCTACGCCTACCAGACCATCGGCTTTGAGCATACCTATCTGATTATGGGCATTATCGCCCTGGTCTTTACCGGCGTTTCGGCCCTCACCCTTTCAGCCTGCTACAGCCACAAAAAGAGCGCTGTAGGTCAGGAAATCAAACATCAAGCACTTAATTAA
- a CDS encoding amino acid permease, producing MGSETKTTQAPALRRELKARHLTMIAIGGSIGTGLFVASGATISQAGPGGALFSYILIGLMVYFLMTSLGELAAYMPVSGSFATYGQNYVEEGFGFALGWNYWYNWAVTIAVDLVAAQLVMSWWFPDTPGWIWSAMFLCVIFLLNYISVKGFGEAEYWFSLIKVATVIIFIIVGIMMILGIFKGAQPVGWSNWTTGDAPFAGGLSAMIGVAMIVGFSFQGTELIGIAAGESEDPEKNIPRAVRQVFWRILLFYVFAILIISLIIPYTDPSLLRNDVKDISVSPFTLVFEHAGLLSAAAIMNAVILTAVLSAGNSGMYASTRMLYTLACDGKAPRIFAKLSRGGVPRNALYATTVIAGLCFLTSMFGNQTVYLWLLNTSGMTGFIAWLGIAISHYRFRRGYVMQGHDINNLPYRSGFFPLGPIFAFVLCLIITLGQNYEAFLADTIDWGGVAATYIGIPLFLVIWFGYKLSRGTHFVRYSEMHFPERFKQ from the coding sequence ATGGGTTCCGAAACGAAAACCACACAAGCGCCCGCGCTACGCCGCGAACTCAAGGCGCGTCACCTGACGATGATCGCCATTGGCGGATCTATCGGTACAGGCCTGTTTGTTGCGTCCGGCGCAACCATTTCTCAGGCGGGCCCGGGCGGCGCGCTGTTTTCCTATATTCTGATTGGCCTGATGGTGTACTTCCTGATGACCAGTCTGGGCGAGCTGGCGGCGTATATGCCGGTATCCGGCTCCTTCGCGACCTACGGTCAGAACTATGTGGAGGAAGGCTTCGGCTTCGCGCTGGGCTGGAACTACTGGTACAACTGGGCGGTGACCATTGCCGTCGACCTTGTGGCCGCACAGCTGGTCATGAGCTGGTGGTTCCCGGACACGCCGGGCTGGATCTGGAGCGCGATGTTCCTGTGCGTCATCTTCCTGCTGAACTACATCTCGGTGAAAGGCTTCGGTGAAGCGGAATACTGGTTCTCGCTGATTAAAGTCGCCACCGTTATCATCTTCATCATCGTCGGTATCATGATGATCCTCGGCATCTTCAAGGGCGCGCAGCCGGTCGGCTGGAGCAACTGGACAACCGGCGATGCGCCGTTTGCCGGTGGTTTGTCGGCAATGATTGGCGTGGCGATGATCGTCGGTTTCTCCTTCCAGGGAACCGAGCTGATTGGTATCGCGGCGGGTGAATCTGAAGATCCGGAGAAGAACATTCCGCGCGCGGTGCGTCAGGTGTTCTGGCGTATCCTGCTGTTCTACGTGTTTGCGATTCTGATTATCAGCCTGATTATTCCGTACACCGATCCCAGCCTGCTGCGTAACGACGTGAAAGATATTTCCGTCAGCCCGTTCACCCTGGTGTTCGAGCACGCGGGCCTGCTGTCTGCGGCGGCTATTATGAACGCGGTTATTCTGACGGCGGTGCTCTCGGCGGGTAACTCCGGGATGTATGCCTCTACCCGTATGCTGTACACCCTGGCCTGCGATGGCAAAGCGCCGCGTATCTTCGCTAAGCTGTCCCGTGGCGGTGTGCCGCGCAACGCGCTGTATGCCACTACCGTGATTGCCGGGCTTTGCTTCCTGACCTCAATGTTTGGTAACCAGACCGTGTACCTGTGGCTGCTGAATACCTCCGGGATGACCGGCTTTATTGCCTGGCTGGGGATTGCGATTAGCCATTATCGCTTCCGTCGCGGTTACGTGATGCAGGGGCACGATATTAATAACCTGCCGTACCGTTCCGGGTTCTTCCCGCTGGGGCCGATCTTTGCCTTCGTGCTGTGCCTGATCATTACCCTGGGTCAGAACTATGAAGCGTTCCTCGCCGACACCATCGACTGGGGCGGCGTGGCGGCAACCTATATCGGTATCCCGCTGTTCCTGGTCATCTGGTTTGGTTATAAGCTGAGCCGCGGGACGCACTTTGTCCGCTACAGCGAAATGCACTTCCCGGAACGCTTTAAGCAGTAA
- a CDS encoding glycoside hydrolase family 88 protein, with amino-acid sequence MTSEMINKEPLTPCRLQPGERDALSQKIGGIMPTLLAAIDSNAHYFGQRFPDAACEKGVYPIIDNIEWTTSFWTGQLWLAYEWTGQPRYRSLAEQHIHSFGQRIINRDHTNHHDLGFLYSLSCVAGQRVTGNREAGYIALLAADALMERYNEKAGIIQAWGELNNPEQQGRMIIDCNMNLPLLYEATRASGDPRYANAAKQHIDRARRYIVREDGSTFHTWYMDVETGEPRFGNTHQGFSDDSCWARGQAWGVYGFLLNYLHTGDDRLLALSQTLANYYLNRLPEDLICYWDLALTDPASERDSSAAAIVACALLELVKHLPATHPDKESYETLALRMINRMIDEYVNREHTPGQGLLKHSVYYFKGGIGVNECCSWGDYFLMEAITRAVQNWRSYW; translated from the coding sequence ATGACGTCTGAAATGATCAATAAAGAACCGCTTACCCCCTGTCGGCTTCAGCCTGGTGAACGCGACGCGCTAAGCCAAAAAATTGGCGGGATAATGCCCACACTGCTGGCGGCAATTGACAGCAACGCGCACTATTTTGGCCAGCGCTTCCCCGATGCGGCCTGTGAAAAAGGGGTCTACCCCATCATCGACAATATTGAGTGGACCACCAGCTTCTGGACCGGGCAGCTGTGGCTGGCCTACGAGTGGACCGGGCAGCCGCGCTACCGCTCGCTGGCAGAACAGCATATTCACTCGTTCGGCCAGCGGATCATCAACCGCGATCATACTAACCACCACGATCTGGGCTTTCTCTACAGCCTGTCATGCGTGGCGGGGCAACGGGTGACCGGCAACCGCGAAGCGGGTTATATCGCGCTGCTGGCCGCCGATGCGCTGATGGAGCGCTATAACGAAAAGGCCGGGATCATTCAGGCATGGGGCGAGCTGAACAACCCTGAACAACAGGGGCGCATGATCATCGACTGCAATATGAACCTACCGTTGCTGTATGAAGCCACGCGCGCCAGCGGCGATCCGCGCTATGCCAACGCAGCCAAACAGCATATCGATCGCGCGCGCCGCTACATCGTGCGTGAAGATGGTTCTACCTTCCATACCTGGTATATGGATGTCGAAACCGGCGAGCCGCGCTTTGGCAATACGCATCAGGGCTTCTCCGACGATTCATGCTGGGCACGCGGCCAGGCGTGGGGCGTGTACGGTTTTCTGCTGAACTATCTGCACACCGGCGACGATCGCCTGCTGGCGCTCAGCCAGACGCTGGCAAATTACTACCTGAATCGCCTGCCGGAGGATCTGATCTGCTACTGGGATCTGGCGCTCACCGATCCCGCCAGCGAACGCGATAGCTCGGCGGCAGCGATTGTCGCCTGCGCGCTGCTTGAGCTGGTGAAACATCTGCCGGCCACGCATCCGGATAAAGAGAGCTACGAAACCCTGGCGCTGCGCATGATTAATCGCATGATCGATGAATACGTTAACCGCGAACATACCCCAGGTCAGGGTTTGCTGAAGCATTCGGTGTACTATTTCAAAGGCGGCATTGGGGTGAACGAGTGCTGTAGTTGGGGGGATTACTTCCTGATGGAAGCGATAACGCGCGCGGTACAGAACTGGCGCAGCTACTGGTAA
- a CDS encoding YeiH family protein, protein MTQVTLQTHHHRSITHFIPGLALSAVITGAAIWAGSVPAIAGAGMSALTLAILFGMVIGNTVYPKIWQSCDGGVLFAKQHLLRLGIILYGFRLTFSQIADVGVSGIIIDVLTLSSTFFIACWLGQKVFGLDKQTSWLIGAGSSICGAAAVLATEPVVKAEASKVTVAVATVVIFGTLAIFLYPAMYPLLAHWFSPETYGIYIGSTMHEVAQVVAAGHAINPDAENAAVIAKMLRVMMLAPFLLFMAARVKQLAPANAEQKSKITIPWFAILFIVVAIFNSFHLLPESLVQMLITLDTVMLAMAMAALGVTTHVSALKKAGAKPLLMALVLFIWLIVGGGAINLAIHSVMA, encoded by the coding sequence ATGACACAAGTCACCTTACAGACACACCATCATCGTAGTATCACACACTTTATCCCTGGGCTTGCGCTCAGCGCCGTCATCACCGGCGCGGCAATCTGGGCAGGCAGCGTGCCGGCTATCGCCGGTGCGGGGATGAGCGCCCTGACGCTGGCTATTCTGTTTGGGATGGTCATAGGTAACACCGTCTACCCAAAAATCTGGCAGTCCTGCGACGGGGGCGTGCTCTTTGCCAAGCAGCACCTGCTGCGTCTGGGGATTATTTTGTACGGCTTTCGCCTGACGTTCTCGCAGATTGCTGACGTCGGCGTCAGCGGCATCATCATTGACGTACTGACGCTTTCCAGCACTTTCTTTATCGCCTGTTGGTTAGGGCAGAAGGTCTTTGGCCTGGATAAACAGACCAGCTGGCTTATCGGCGCAGGCAGCAGTATCTGTGGTGCCGCCGCGGTGCTGGCGACCGAGCCGGTCGTCAAAGCCGAGGCCAGCAAAGTCACGGTCGCCGTCGCGACGGTAGTCATTTTTGGTACGCTGGCGATTTTCCTCTACCCGGCGATGTATCCGCTGCTGGCGCACTGGTTTAGCCCGGAAACCTACGGCATTTATATTGGCTCCACCATGCACGAAGTTGCTCAGGTGGTCGCGGCCGGTCATGCTATCAACCCGGACGCTGAAAATGCGGCAGTTATCGCCAAAATGCTGCGCGTCATGATGCTGGCTCCGTTCCTGCTGTTTATGGCCGCACGCGTTAAACAGCTGGCCCCGGCGAACGCCGAGCAGAAAAGTAAAATCACCATTCCGTGGTTTGCCATTCTGTTTATCGTGGTGGCGATTTTCAACTCGTTCCACCTGCTACCGGAAAGCCTGGTGCAAATGCTGATTACGCTCGACACCGTCATGCTGGCGATGGCGATGGCGGCTCTGGGTGTCACCACCCACGTCAGCGCGCTGAAAAAAGCCGGTGCAAAACCGCTGCTGATGGCGCTGGTGCTGTTTATCTGGCTGATTGTTGGCGGCGGCGCGATTAACCTCGCTATCCATAGCGTGATGGCATAA
- the yieE gene encoding DNA-binding transcriptional regulator YeiE — MHITLRQLEVFAEVLKSGSTTQASQMLALSQSAVSAALTDLEGQLGVQLFDRVGKRLVVNEHGRLLYPRALALLEQAGEIEQLFREDNGAIRVYASSTIGNYILPGVIARYRKDFPTLPLELSVGNSQDVINAVADFRVDIGLIEGPCHSADIIAEPWLEDELVVFSAPHSAWLLGEITLDKLAMAPWILREKGSGTREIVDYLLLSHLPQFQMGMELGNSEAIKHAVRHDLGISCLSRRVIAEQLAAGTLVEVPVPLPTLSRTLWRIHHRQKHLSNALKRFLHYCEC; from the coding sequence ATGCATATCACGCTACGACAGCTCGAAGTTTTTGCAGAAGTGCTGAAAAGCGGGTCCACCACCCAGGCTTCGCAGATGCTGGCGCTGTCACAATCGGCAGTCAGCGCGGCCTTGACTGACCTGGAAGGTCAGCTCGGGGTTCAGCTTTTCGATCGGGTTGGTAAACGACTGGTGGTGAATGAGCATGGGCGTCTGCTGTATCCGCGTGCGCTGGCGCTGCTGGAGCAGGCGGGCGAAATTGAACAGCTGTTTCGCGAAGATAACGGGGCGATTCGCGTCTATGCCAGCAGTACGATTGGCAATTACATCCTGCCGGGGGTGATTGCCCGCTACCGCAAAGATTTTCCCACGCTGCCGCTGGAGCTGAGCGTCGGTAATAGTCAGGACGTGATCAACGCGGTGGCCGATTTCCGCGTCGATATCGGTTTGATTGAAGGGCCTTGCCATTCGGCGGATATCATCGCCGAGCCGTGGCTGGAAGATGAACTGGTGGTATTTTCAGCGCCGCACAGCGCCTGGCTGCTGGGCGAAATCACGCTCGATAAGCTGGCGATGGCGCCGTGGATCCTGCGTGAGAAGGGTTCCGGTACGCGCGAAATTGTCGACTACCTGCTGCTTTCGCATCTGCCGCAGTTCCAGATGGGGATGGAGCTGGGGAATTCCGAAGCTATCAAGCACGCGGTGCGTCACGACCTGGGCATTAGCTGCCTTTCACGCCGGGTGATTGCCGAGCAGCTGGCGGCAGGTACGCTGGTCGAGGTGCCTGTTCCGCTGCCGACGTTGAGCCGCACGCTGTGGCGTATTCATCATCGGCAGAAGCATCTTTCTAACGCGCTGAAACGTTTTTTGCACTACTGTGAATGTTAA